The DNA window ATACTTGGAACTTCGACAAGGGAGATAGAGTATCTTACCCGTGCAATGGCAGAAACTGGTACAATGATAAGATTTGACAAAGGGCCAATAATGGATGTCCACAGTATTGGGGGGGTTCCTGGCAATAAAACTGCCCTTCTCACAATCCCGATAGTTGCATCTTCTGGCCTTTTTATCCCTAAAACATCTTCGAGGGCCATAACATCGCCTGCAGGTACAGCCGATGTTGTAGAGGTCCTCTCTCCTGTTGATTTTTCTCCAGATAAATTAAAGGAAATTGTCAAAACAACTGGCGGATGTCTTGCTTGGAGTGGTGTCTTAAATCTGACACCTGCAGATGAAAAGATAGTTGAAGTTGAAAGAAGGCTTCACATTGACCCAGAGCCAATTATCCTTGCAAGCGTATTAAGCAAAAAATATGCAATGGGTGCAGAATACCTTTTGATTGACATCCCTATGGGGGAGGGTACAAAGATTAACACCTGGGAAAATGCAAGAAAACTTGCATCCAATTTCACTGACCTTGGATCGTCTCTTGGAATGCATGTTGAAGTTGCTGTTACCTATGGAGGTCAACCGATAGGAAACGCCGTTGGCCCTGCTCTTGAGGCAAGGGAAGCTTTGATGGCCTTAGAAGGAAAGCAAAGCGGAAGTCTTACTGAAAAGGCTATTGGTCTCGCAGCAATACTCCTTGAACTCGGTAAGAAAGCAGAAGCTGGGAAAGGAAAAGTCATGGCAAGGGACATTCTTGAAAGTGGAAAGGCTTTAGAAAAATTTAGAGAGATTATCGCAGCGCAAGGAGGAGATCACGATATAAAGCCGGAAGAAATCCCACTTGGAAAGTACAAAGAAACTATATTGTCAGAGGATTCAGGTTACATAACTAAAGTTGATAACGCAACAATTGTCAAAGTTGCAAAGGTCCTAGGCACTCCATTTGACAAAGGTGCAGGACTATTGTTGAATTACAAGGTAGGCGACCGCGTAGAAAAGGA is part of the Methanofastidiosum sp. genome and encodes:
- a CDS encoding AMP phosphorylase, whose translation is MELKIKYLDIQETQDIVFLNVKDAIKERIDPGEKIIIKRSESSYSSSAVLTKDIINEGFIGVPLEKSKHYNHFENDIVEVFPDVNTELAHISKKKLEGKILTREEITKFVGGIINGNIDSVIISSFLTTTQILGTSTREIEYLTRAMAETGTMIRFDKGPIMDVHSIGGVPGNKTALLTIPIVASSGLFIPKTSSRAITSPAGTADVVEVLSPVDFSPDKLKEIVKTTGGCLAWSGVLNLTPADEKIVEVERRLHIDPEPIILASVLSKKYAMGAEYLLIDIPMGEGTKINTWENARKLASNFTDLGSSLGMHVEVAVTYGGQPIGNAVGPALEAREALMALEGKQSGSLTEKAIGLAAILLELGKKAEAGKGKVMARDILESGKALEKFREIIAAQGGDHDIKPEEIPLGKYKETILSEDSGYITKVDNATIVKVAKVLGTPFDKGAGLLLNYKVGDRVEKDDVIVELFAESKERLLSAKRFLDYNRIFQTEGMILKRFPGLKVI